Proteins from one Pseudarthrobacter sp. BIM B-2242 genomic window:
- a CDS encoding bifunctional (p)ppGpp synthetase/guanosine-3',5'-bis(diphosphate) 3'-pyrophosphohydrolase, whose product MEERSASVPMAGGDETSGRGVQAGLTAFPRPAPVVPVDNSGARPTFPGRRERTRSRLARLTGRGAPTYSPILEPLLRTVRANNPKEDFDLIQRAFDVAENSHRGQKRKSGDPYITHPVAVATILAELGLSGTTLAAALLHDTVEDTPYTLADLKRDFGPEVAMLVDGVTKLDKVSFGEAAQSETVRKMVVAMAKDIRVLMIKLADRLHNARTWRFVSAESSARKARETLEIFAPLAHRLGMNTIKWELEDLSFAALYPKVYEEIVRMVGDRTPEREKSLGVIRDQITEDLREARIKATITGRPKHYYSIYQKMVVRDKDFDDINDLMGVRVLVDSVRDCYAALGTMHSRWNPLPGRFKDYIAMPKFNMYQSLHTTVIGPGGKPVEIQIRTHEMHRRAEYGVAAHWKYKDQPNRTAVGPGSPRDGDMGWLRSLVDWQQETSDPGEFLDSLRFEINAREVFVFTPKGEVMALPAGSTPVDFAYAVHTEVGHRTIGARVNGKLVPLNSELNHGDWVEIFTSKAEGAGPSQDWQHFVKSARARNKIRQWFSKERREEAIDRGKELLTRAMRKQNLPLQRLMTHEALAAVAAEFKYVDISGLYAGVGDGHTSAQSVMEKLVESLGGNESTDEDITEVSIPTQVAKTKFSDSGVVVRGVGDVWVKLARCCTPVPPDPILGFVTRGSGVSVHRTDCTNISDLKDQPDRIVDVDWAPTQSSVFLVEIQVEALDRKSLLSDVTRVLSENHVNILAASVNTSSDRVAISRFAFEMGDPKYLSHVLSAVRRIDGVFDVYRTTGNKRRS is encoded by the coding sequence TTGGAAGAACGTTCGGCATCGGTGCCAATGGCAGGCGGGGACGAGACATCCGGCCGCGGAGTACAGGCCGGGTTGACGGCTTTCCCACGCCCTGCTCCGGTTGTCCCGGTGGACAATTCGGGTGCCCGGCCAACGTTCCCCGGCCGGCGGGAACGCACGCGCTCCCGCTTGGCCCGCCTGACCGGCCGCGGAGCCCCCACGTATTCACCCATCCTTGAGCCGCTGCTCCGTACCGTCCGGGCGAACAACCCCAAAGAGGATTTCGACCTGATCCAGCGCGCCTTTGACGTCGCTGAGAACAGCCACCGCGGGCAGAAGCGCAAGAGCGGTGATCCGTATATCACCCACCCCGTCGCTGTCGCCACCATCCTTGCCGAACTGGGCCTCAGCGGCACCACCCTGGCCGCTGCCCTGCTCCATGACACGGTTGAGGATACCCCGTACACCCTGGCGGACCTCAAAAGGGACTTCGGGCCCGAAGTCGCCATGCTGGTGGACGGCGTCACCAAACTGGACAAGGTCAGCTTCGGTGAGGCCGCCCAGTCCGAGACCGTCCGCAAGATGGTTGTGGCGATGGCCAAGGACATCCGGGTCCTGATGATCAAGCTTGCGGACAGGCTCCACAACGCCCGGACCTGGCGTTTTGTCTCAGCAGAGTCATCGGCCCGCAAAGCCCGTGAAACCCTGGAAATTTTCGCGCCCCTTGCCCACCGCCTCGGCATGAACACCATCAAGTGGGAGTTGGAGGATCTGTCCTTCGCTGCGCTGTATCCGAAGGTGTACGAAGAGATCGTCCGGATGGTGGGGGACCGCACGCCGGAGCGCGAGAAGAGCCTCGGCGTCATCCGTGACCAGATTACCGAGGACCTCCGGGAAGCTCGGATCAAGGCCACCATCACCGGCCGGCCGAAGCACTATTACTCGATCTACCAGAAGATGGTGGTCCGGGACAAGGACTTCGACGACATCAACGACCTCATGGGCGTCCGTGTGCTGGTCGATTCGGTGCGGGACTGCTATGCAGCGCTGGGCACCATGCATTCTCGTTGGAACCCGCTGCCGGGGCGGTTCAAGGATTACATTGCCATGCCCAAGTTCAACATGTACCAGTCCCTGCACACCACGGTGATCGGCCCGGGCGGCAAGCCTGTTGAGATCCAGATCCGCACGCACGAGATGCACCGCAGGGCAGAGTATGGTGTGGCCGCACACTGGAAGTACAAGGACCAGCCCAACCGCACGGCCGTTGGCCCCGGAAGCCCCCGCGACGGCGACATGGGGTGGCTGAGGTCCCTGGTTGACTGGCAGCAGGAGACGTCGGATCCGGGTGAGTTCCTGGATTCCCTGCGGTTCGAGATCAACGCGCGTGAAGTGTTTGTCTTTACTCCCAAGGGTGAAGTCATGGCCCTGCCTGCCGGCTCAACCCCTGTCGATTTCGCGTACGCCGTCCATACCGAAGTGGGCCACCGGACCATCGGCGCACGGGTCAACGGCAAACTGGTTCCGTTGAACAGCGAGCTCAACCACGGCGACTGGGTGGAGATCTTCACGTCCAAGGCCGAGGGCGCCGGCCCGAGCCAGGACTGGCAGCATTTCGTCAAGAGTGCCCGCGCACGGAACAAAATCCGTCAATGGTTCAGCAAGGAACGCCGCGAAGAGGCAATCGACCGGGGGAAGGAGCTCCTCACCCGGGCCATGCGGAAGCAGAACCTCCCCCTGCAGCGCCTGATGACACACGAGGCCCTCGCCGCGGTGGCCGCCGAGTTCAAGTATGTGGACATCTCCGGCCTCTATGCCGGTGTCGGCGATGGACACACCTCAGCCCAGTCCGTCATGGAGAAGCTTGTCGAAAGCCTGGGCGGCAACGAGAGCACCGACGAGGACATCACCGAAGTCAGCATCCCGACGCAGGTGGCCAAGACCAAGTTCTCGGACTCCGGCGTGGTGGTGCGGGGCGTCGGCGATGTCTGGGTAAAGCTCGCCCGCTGCTGCACGCCCGTTCCGCCGGACCCGATCCTGGGATTCGTCACCCGCGGCTCCGGTGTTTCGGTGCACCGTACGGACTGCACCAACATCTCGGACCTCAAGGACCAGCCGGACCGGATCGTGGATGTTGACTGGGCCCCCACGCAGTCGAGCGTTTTCCTGGTGGAGATCCAGGTTGAGGCGCTGGACCGGAAGTCGCTTCTCTCGGACGTGACGCGGGTCCTGTCGGAGAACCACGTCAACATCCTGGCCGCCAGCGTGAACACCTCCAGCGACCGGGTGGCCATCTCACGGTTTGCTTTCGAGATGGGCGATCCCAAGTACCTCAGCCACGTCCTGAGCGCCGTCCGGCGCATCGACGGGGTGTTCGACGTCTACCGGACGACCGGCAACAAGCGCCGGAGCTAG
- the secF gene encoding protein translocase subunit SecF — MSSFSTFGNELYTGKRSYNFVGAKKIWFLIAAVLVALSILIPLVKGGFNLGIEFRGGSEFTVSNVKDTDSALGETVVEDVVAGSVPRVANVAGTTMRIQTDKLTDDETLRIKEGLASAYGVTDNEVTSTFIGPTWGADVTKQALMGLLVFVALAAVLMALYFRTWKMSVSALTAMLVTMFVTAGVYALSDFEVTPSAIIGFLTVLSYSLYDTVVVFDKIRENTADLDASTRRTFAEEVNLAVNQTLVRSINTMMVAILPVGAILFIGAGLLGAGTLRDLSLALFVGIFIGTAATIFVAAPMYAWLRQNEPDLVKQAKRVEHRRAGTAVRTEEPAAPAGA; from the coding sequence ATGTCCAGCTTTTCCACATTCGGTAACGAGCTCTACACGGGCAAGCGCTCCTACAACTTCGTGGGGGCCAAGAAGATCTGGTTCCTGATCGCGGCTGTCCTGGTTGCGCTGTCCATTCTGATTCCCCTGGTCAAAGGCGGCTTCAACCTGGGCATCGAATTCCGGGGCGGTTCGGAATTCACTGTGTCCAACGTGAAGGACACCGACTCCGCGCTTGGGGAAACTGTGGTCGAAGACGTGGTGGCCGGCAGCGTGCCCCGGGTTGCGAATGTCGCAGGCACCACCATGCGGATCCAGACCGACAAGCTCACTGATGACGAGACGCTCAGGATCAAGGAAGGCCTCGCTTCCGCCTACGGCGTCACGGACAACGAAGTGACCTCGACCTTCATCGGCCCCACATGGGGTGCGGATGTGACAAAGCAGGCGCTGATGGGTCTGCTCGTCTTTGTGGCCCTCGCGGCCGTGCTGATGGCCCTCTACTTCCGGACCTGGAAGATGTCGGTGTCAGCTCTGACGGCCATGCTCGTCACCATGTTCGTGACCGCGGGCGTGTACGCCCTGAGCGACTTCGAGGTGACACCCTCAGCCATCATCGGGTTCCTGACGGTGCTTAGCTATTCGCTGTATGACACGGTGGTGGTCTTTGACAAGATCCGGGAAAACACCGCCGACCTGGATGCGTCGACGCGCCGGACCTTCGCAGAGGAGGTCAACCTCGCGGTGAACCAGACCCTGGTCCGTTCCATCAACACCATGATGGTCGCCATCCTTCCGGTCGGCGCCATCCTGTTCATCGGAGCCGGCCTCCTCGGGGCGGGCACGCTGCGTGACTTGTCGCTTGCCCTGTTCGTTGGCATCTTCATCGGTACGGCTGCAACGATCTTTGTGGCAGCCCCCATGTATGCGTGGCTGCGCCAGAACGAACCCGACCTGGTGAAGCAGGCCAAACGCGTTGAACACCGCCGCGCCGGGACCGCTGTCCGGACGGAAGAACCGGCAGCACCCGCAGGGGCCTGA
- the secD gene encoding protein translocase subunit SecD, producing MARTGPKIPGLRVLVWLGVILAVLTAVLAGGNLAGQASWAPKLALDLEGGTQMILAPKVEGGSDINEEQLNQAVAIIRQRVDGSGVAEAEISTQSGRNVVVSLPGTPTKETRDLIQASADMNFRPVLLNGDGAAVPTEALTPEDQLPKPTAEPANSSDVNWISPEVYRQFETLDCNNPGPESPEASDPAKPLVTCEPATATTPAIKYILGPVEVKGGNIVTSSFQLQQGAQGAVTNEWAVNIQFDDEGTAKFKEVTERLNQFYVAAGGETGTDPKAQFAIVLDDQVISAPRSLAVITDGRPQITGGFTEQTAKALSDQLRFGALPISFEIQSDQQISATLGGEQLRMGLLAGVIGLLLVVVYSLFQYRALGFVTIASLVVAGALTYLAIAILGWTENYRLSLAGVAGIIVAIGQTADSFIVYFERIRDELREGRGLVSAVENGWKRAKRTVLASKAVNLLAALVLYFVAVGNVRGFAFTLGLTAIADLIVVFMFTHPTLQLLARTKFFGEGHPFSGLDPKRLGAVPLYRGAGRLRTREAKPAVVRAKNTGAAAEAERRMTIAERRLAEKQEQLTGSSKSAAKENK from the coding sequence ATGGCACGAACTGGCCCCAAAATCCCAGGCCTGCGGGTACTGGTGTGGCTCGGCGTAATCCTCGCCGTGCTGACCGCTGTCCTGGCAGGTGGCAACCTCGCCGGTCAGGCCAGCTGGGCACCAAAGCTCGCCCTGGACCTCGAAGGCGGCACCCAGATGATCCTGGCGCCCAAGGTTGAGGGCGGTTCGGACATTAACGAAGAGCAGCTCAACCAGGCCGTGGCCATCATCCGTCAGCGCGTTGACGGCTCCGGTGTTGCCGAAGCAGAGATCAGCACCCAGTCCGGACGCAACGTGGTGGTCAGCCTTCCCGGCACACCCACCAAGGAAACCCGCGACCTCATCCAGGCTTCCGCGGACATGAACTTCCGCCCGGTCCTGCTCAACGGTGACGGCGCAGCCGTCCCTACTGAGGCCCTGACGCCCGAGGACCAGCTGCCCAAGCCCACTGCGGAACCCGCCAACAGCAGCGACGTCAACTGGATCAGCCCCGAGGTGTACCGACAGTTTGAAACCCTGGACTGCAACAACCCCGGACCGGAAAGCCCTGAGGCCTCCGATCCCGCCAAGCCCCTTGTGACCTGCGAACCGGCTACCGCCACGACGCCTGCCATCAAGTACATCCTTGGACCTGTGGAGGTAAAGGGCGGCAACATCGTCACGTCCTCCTTCCAGCTGCAGCAGGGTGCCCAGGGCGCCGTCACCAACGAGTGGGCCGTCAACATCCAGTTCGACGACGAAGGCACCGCCAAGTTCAAAGAGGTCACCGAGCGGCTGAACCAGTTCTACGTGGCCGCCGGCGGCGAGACCGGCACCGATCCGAAGGCGCAGTTCGCCATTGTGCTCGATGACCAGGTCATTTCCGCGCCCCGGTCCCTTGCAGTCATCACCGACGGTCGTCCGCAGATCACCGGTGGCTTCACCGAGCAGACGGCCAAGGCCCTTTCGGACCAGCTTCGCTTCGGGGCGCTGCCCATCAGCTTCGAAATCCAGAGCGACCAGCAGATCTCCGCAACACTCGGTGGCGAACAGCTGCGAATGGGCCTCCTCGCCGGCGTCATCGGTTTGCTCCTGGTTGTGGTCTACTCCCTCTTCCAGTACCGCGCCCTGGGCTTTGTCACCATCGCCTCCCTCGTGGTGGCAGGGGCACTGACCTACCTGGCCATCGCCATCCTGGGCTGGACGGAGAACTACCGGCTGTCCCTCGCCGGCGTGGCCGGCATCATCGTGGCCATCGGCCAGACCGCTGACTCGTTCATTGTGTACTTCGAACGAATCCGTGATGAGCTCCGCGAAGGCCGCGGCCTTGTCTCCGCAGTGGAGAACGGGTGGAAGCGAGCCAAGCGGACCGTGCTGGCCTCCAAAGCCGTCAACCTGCTCGCCGCCCTGGTGCTCTACTTCGTGGCCGTCGGGAACGTCCGCGGGTTCGCCTTTACGCTGGGCCTGACAGCCATCGCCGACCTCATCGTGGTCTTTATGTTCACCCACCCGACCCTGCAGCTCCTGGCCCGCACCAAGTTCTTTGGGGAAGGCCACCCGTTCTCCGGCCTTGACCCCAAGCGCCTCGGTGCCGTCCCGCTGTACCGCGGCGCAGGCCGCCTCCGTACGCGGGAGGCAAAGCCTGCCGTGGTCCGGGCAAAGAACACCGGCGCGGCCGCGGAAGCTGAGCGGCGCATGACCATCGCGGAACGCCGCCTCGCGGAAAAGCAGGAGCAGCTCACCGGCTCCTCCAAGAGCGCAGCCAAGGAGAACAAGTAA
- the yajC gene encoding preprotein translocase subunit YajC — translation MNIVLFAMLGIFIFMMFRRNKKTKEQQATLQSQFAPGVEVMTSFGLFGRIVSMDDAENKVVLELSPGNLATVHRQAVTKIVEPAVVAEDEPAVVPDDASSLTSQDLGTPAPTAETPDETLKRLNDEGKKDN, via the coding sequence ATGAACATCGTCTTGTTCGCAATGCTCGGCATCTTTATCTTTATGATGTTCCGCCGCAACAAGAAGACCAAGGAGCAGCAGGCCACGCTGCAGTCCCAGTTCGCTCCCGGTGTCGAGGTCATGACCAGCTTTGGCCTCTTCGGCCGGATCGTCTCCATGGACGACGCCGAAAACAAGGTGGTCCTGGAGCTTTCTCCCGGAAACCTCGCCACAGTTCACCGCCAGGCAGTAACCAAGATCGTGGAACCTGCCGTCGTCGCCGAGGACGAGCCCGCTGTTGTTCCCGATGACGCTTCGTCACTGACTTCCCAGGACCTGGGCACGCCGGCCCCGACCGCCGAAACCCCGGACGAGACCCTGAAGCGCCTCAATGACGAGGGCAAAAAGGACAACTAG
- the ruvB gene encoding Holliday junction branch migration DNA helicase RuvB has translation MAEPSVVAAGEEPEERVIEAALRPKNLDDFVGQHRVRKQLSLVLQASRMRNRSADHVLFSGPPGLGKTTLAMIVAAEMNAPLRISSGPAIQHAGDLAAILSSLSEGEVLFLDEIHRMSRPAEEMLYMAMEDFRVDIVVGKGAGATAIPLELPPFTLVGATTRAGLLPGPLRDRFGFTGHLEFYSVAELELVLRRSAGLLDLKVNSAGFSEIAGRSRGTPRIANRLLRRVRDWALVHGIEQIDSRAASAALDMYEVDKRGLDRLDRAVLEALITKFGGGPVGLSTLAIAVGEETETVETVAEPFLVREGLLGRTPRGRIAMAPAWTHLGYAVPAGVFGQEPLDLFETDPDSSDVEAGWAPNSQ, from the coding sequence GTGGCTGAGCCGTCCGTTGTTGCGGCGGGGGAGGAGCCCGAGGAACGGGTCATCGAAGCTGCCCTCAGGCCAAAGAACCTTGACGATTTTGTGGGCCAGCACCGGGTCCGCAAGCAACTCTCCCTGGTGCTCCAAGCCTCCCGGATGCGGAACCGCAGCGCGGACCACGTGCTGTTTTCCGGCCCGCCCGGGCTGGGTAAAACCACCCTGGCCATGATCGTGGCGGCCGAGATGAACGCGCCCCTGCGGATCAGCAGCGGCCCGGCCATCCAGCATGCCGGCGACCTCGCAGCCATCCTCTCCTCCCTGTCGGAAGGGGAGGTCCTCTTCCTGGACGAAATCCACCGGATGTCCCGGCCTGCTGAGGAAATGCTCTACATGGCCATGGAAGATTTCCGGGTGGACATCGTGGTGGGTAAAGGGGCCGGGGCCACCGCCATCCCGCTGGAACTCCCGCCCTTCACCCTGGTGGGAGCAACCACCCGCGCCGGGCTGCTGCCGGGGCCGCTGCGGGACAGGTTCGGCTTTACCGGGCACCTGGAGTTTTACAGCGTGGCTGAACTCGAGCTGGTGCTTCGCCGTTCCGCCGGCCTGCTGGATCTCAAGGTCAACTCCGCGGGGTTCAGTGAAATAGCCGGCCGTTCCCGCGGCACGCCCCGAATCGCCAACCGCCTGCTGCGCCGGGTCCGGGACTGGGCCCTGGTGCACGGGATAGAGCAGATCGATTCACGTGCAGCATCAGCAGCCCTGGATATGTACGAAGTGGACAAACGGGGCCTGGACCGGCTGGACCGTGCCGTCCTCGAAGCCCTGATCACCAAGTTCGGCGGCGGTCCCGTCGGACTGTCCACCCTGGCCATCGCCGTGGGGGAGGAAACCGAGACCGTCGAAACCGTGGCCGAGCCGTTTCTGGTCCGTGAAGGACTCCTGGGCCGGACACCCCGGGGCCGCATCGCCATGGCCCCGGCCTGGACCCATCTGGGTTACGCCGTACCGGCCGGTGTGTTCGGACAGGAACCCCTGGACCTCTTCGAAACGGACCCGGACAGCAGTGACGTCGAGGCCGGCTGGGCGCCGAACAGCCAATAA
- the ruvA gene encoding Holliday junction branch migration protein RuvA, with protein sequence MISFLRGTVAHVGLSTAVIDLNGAGMSVNATPQTLSGLRTGEEGKLFTSLIVREDSLTLFGFASDDEREVFDVLLSVSGVGPRLALAVLAVHEPEAIRVAAHTGDSKTFTKVPGIGPKVAGRIVLELAGKLVPHGTAGTAAPATAAEAAWKPQVVAAMTSLGWSEKDATASIDKALADDPEVSFRGNVAEILRTTLRWLGQDGARAGNRVGSRG encoded by the coding sequence TTGATCAGTTTCCTTCGCGGGACCGTGGCGCACGTTGGCCTTTCCACAGCAGTGATTGACCTCAACGGCGCCGGAATGAGTGTCAACGCAACGCCCCAGACGCTGAGCGGCCTCCGCACCGGCGAAGAGGGCAAGCTCTTCACGTCGCTGATCGTGCGCGAGGATTCGCTGACCCTGTTCGGTTTTGCCTCCGACGACGAACGCGAAGTCTTCGATGTCCTGCTCAGCGTCAGCGGCGTGGGTCCGCGTCTTGCGCTTGCCGTCCTTGCGGTCCACGAGCCCGAAGCCATCCGGGTTGCGGCCCACACCGGCGACAGCAAAACGTTCACCAAGGTGCCCGGCATCGGTCCGAAAGTGGCTGGCCGGATTGTGCTGGAACTCGCCGGCAAGCTGGTGCCGCACGGCACTGCCGGTACGGCCGCGCCGGCCACCGCTGCCGAAGCCGCCTGGAAGCCCCAGGTGGTGGCCGCCATGACCAGCCTCGGCTGGTCCGAAAAAGATGCCACGGCCAGTATCGACAAGGCCCTGGCCGACGATCCCGAGGTGTCGTTCCGCGGAAATGTCGCTGAAATCCTGCGGACCACACTCCGCTGGCTCGGCCAGGATGGCGCGCGGGCCGGCAACCGCGTAGGCAGCCGTGGCTGA
- the ruvC gene encoding crossover junction endodeoxyribonuclease RuvC, translated as MTLRVLGVDPGLTRCGIGVVDVERNRRATMVAVGVVGTSPEETLDQRLLVIALAIDDWLDRYEPQVLAVERVFSQLNVSTVMGVAQASGVVIAAAARRGIPVALHTPSEVKAAVTGSGTSNKDAVTKLVTKILRLDAPPRPADAADALALAITHAWRAGSGAAIATTGPGSMSLTPAQRAWADAEAKARRAR; from the coding sequence GTGACGCTGCGCGTACTCGGCGTTGACCCGGGCCTGACCCGCTGCGGCATCGGTGTGGTGGACGTCGAGCGGAACAGGCGGGCCACGATGGTGGCCGTCGGCGTGGTGGGAACCTCCCCGGAGGAAACCCTGGACCAGCGGCTTCTTGTCATTGCCCTCGCCATCGACGACTGGCTGGACCGCTACGAACCCCAGGTCCTCGCCGTCGAACGCGTCTTCTCACAGCTGAATGTCAGTACCGTGATGGGCGTGGCGCAGGCGTCCGGCGTGGTGATTGCCGCGGCGGCCCGCCGCGGGATCCCGGTGGCGCTCCACACGCCGTCGGAAGTTAAAGCGGCCGTCACCGGCAGCGGCACGTCCAATAAGGACGCGGTGACCAAGCTCGTCACCAAGATTCTCCGGCTGGATGCGCCGCCCCGCCCGGCCGATGCCGCGGATGCACTGGCGCTGGCCATCACCCACGCCTGGCGGGCCGGCAGCGGGGCCGCCATAGCGACAACCGGCCCGGGCAGCATGTCCCTGACACCAGCGCAGCGCGCATGGGCCGATGCCGAGGCGAAGGCGCGCCGCGCACGCTGA
- a CDS encoding YebC/PmpR family DNA-binding transcriptional regulator, translated as MSGHSKWATTKHKKAILDSRRAKSFAKLIKNIEVAARMGGPDLQGNPGLELAVTKAKKTSVPADNIDRAIKRGAGLTGEVVDYTEIMYECRGPQGSALLIECLTDNKNRAASEVRLAISRNGGTIADPGSVSYLFSRKGVVSLPKKDLTEDDVLMAVLDAGAEEVKDNGDTFDIHSDPKDLQAVRDALKEAGIEYDTDEAEFVPSMEVPLDLEAAKKFMKLVDALEELDDVQNVYSNADLSDEVQAALESE; from the coding sequence ATGTCAGGCCACTCCAAATGGGCAACAACAAAGCATAAGAAGGCCATCCTCGATAGCCGCCGCGCCAAATCGTTCGCCAAGCTGATCAAGAACATCGAAGTTGCGGCCAGGATGGGCGGCCCCGACCTCCAGGGAAACCCCGGCCTGGAACTGGCCGTGACCAAGGCCAAGAAGACCTCGGTTCCGGCGGACAACATTGACCGCGCCATCAAGCGCGGCGCCGGCCTGACCGGTGAAGTGGTTGACTACACCGAGATCATGTACGAATGCCGTGGCCCGCAGGGTTCAGCCCTGCTCATCGAGTGCCTGACGGACAACAAGAACCGTGCCGCCTCCGAGGTCCGCCTGGCCATTTCCCGCAACGGCGGCACCATCGCCGATCCCGGCTCGGTCAGCTACCTCTTCAGCCGCAAGGGCGTGGTGTCCTTGCCGAAGAAGGACCTCACCGAGGACGACGTCCTGATGGCAGTCCTGGACGCTGGCGCCGAGGAAGTTAAGGACAACGGCGACACATTCGACATCCACTCGGACCCGAAGGACCTCCAGGCCGTCCGTGACGCACTGAAGGAAGCCGGCATCGAGTACGACACCGACGAGGCGGAATTTGTCCCGTCCATGGAAGTGCCGCTTGATCTTGAGGCCGCCAAGAAGTTCATGAAGCTGGTTGACGCACTCGAAGAGCTCGACGACGTCCAGAACGTCTATAGCAACGCCGACCTCAGCGACGAAGTCCAGGCCGCCCTGGAATCTGAGTGA
- the pdxT gene encoding pyridoxal 5'-phosphate synthase glutaminase subunit PdxT, which produces MTNPLSAASARLGAGLRIGVLALQGDFREHLRAVEASGAAGVGIRRPKELDGLDGLIIPGGESTAIDKLARAFELAEPLKDRIHGGLPVYGSCAGMILLANDIADPATDLAGNPQQTFGGLDITVRRNAFGRQRESFETDLDFKGLDFSATESGVAPVHAVFIRGPWVERVGAGVEVLAQVEPADPEHASHAAALPGTARIVAVRSGHLLATSFHPEVTGEKRVHELFIRMIRGDA; this is translated from the coding sequence ATGACAAACCCCCTTTCGGCCGCTTCCGCACGCCTGGGCGCAGGCCTTCGGATCGGTGTCCTGGCGCTCCAGGGTGACTTCCGCGAACACCTTCGTGCCGTCGAAGCGTCCGGCGCTGCCGGCGTCGGGATCCGCAGGCCCAAGGAACTGGACGGCCTGGACGGGCTCATCATTCCGGGCGGCGAATCCACTGCCATCGACAAGCTGGCGCGCGCCTTTGAACTGGCCGAACCCCTGAAGGACCGCATCCATGGCGGACTGCCGGTGTACGGTTCCTGCGCCGGCATGATCCTCCTGGCCAACGACATCGCGGATCCGGCCACGGACCTTGCCGGCAACCCGCAGCAGACCTTCGGCGGCCTCGACATTACCGTGCGGCGTAACGCGTTCGGCCGGCAGCGCGAATCATTCGAAACCGATCTGGACTTCAAGGGCCTGGACTTCAGTGCCACGGAATCCGGGGTGGCTCCGGTTCACGCGGTGTTCATCCGAGGCCCGTGGGTGGAGCGCGTCGGGGCGGGTGTGGAGGTTCTAGCCCAGGTGGAGCCGGCGGATCCTGAACACGCGTCCCACGCCGCGGCCCTGCCCGGGACAGCTAGAATTGTTGCAGTGCGTTCCGGCCACCTGCTGGCCACCTCCTTCCACCCGGAAGTGACTGGGGAGAAACGCGTACACGAACTTTTTATCCGGATGATCAGAGGAGACGCGTAA